One window of Thermacetogenium phaeum DSM 12270 genomic DNA carries:
- a CDS encoding ATP-binding protein, giving the protein MAKHLAMAGKGGTGKTTIASLLIRYLIEQKKGSILAVDADPNSNLNEALGFEVPNTISTILADIKKNNVPTGMTKETYLQLKLHQALVETKDVDLLVMGGPQGPGCYCFPTDLLKRHLAVLDKNYDYMVIDNEAGMEHISRQTIQDVDIMFVVSDATAKGVRTAGRIYELAKSLNIKIGEAYLIITKISDPEPLQSEIDATALNLLGIVPNDPMVVEFDLEGKPMMDLPASCPAVQATREMFGKLSL; this is encoded by the coding sequence ATGGCAAAGCATTTAGCAATGGCCGGAAAGGGAGGAACAGGTAAAACCACAATCGCTTCACTCCTGATAAGATATTTGATAGAGCAGAAGAAGGGTTCAATACTGGCAGTTGATGCTGACCCTAATTCCAATCTTAATGAGGCGCTGGGGTTCGAGGTTCCCAATACAATCTCAACAATTTTAGCGGACATTAAGAAGAACAACGTCCCGACCGGCATGACCAAAGAAACGTACCTGCAGTTAAAGCTTCACCAAGCCCTTGTTGAAACTAAAGATGTTGATCTGCTGGTAATGGGAGGACCGCAAGGGCCAGGATGTTACTGTTTTCCGACCGACCTGCTCAAGCGACACCTTGCCGTGTTGGACAAGAATTATGACTACATGGTGATCGATAACGAGGCCGGCATGGAGCACATCAGCCGGCAGACCATTCAAGATGTCGATATTATGTTTGTCGTTTCAGATGCCACGGCGAAAGGTGTGCGTACGGCGGGCAGGATCTATGAACTGGCAAAATCGTTAAATATTAAAATAGGAGAAGCGTACCTTATTATCACGAAAATATCCGACCCGGAGCCCCTCCAGAGTGAGATTGATGCTACCGCGCTCAATTTGTTAGGGATTGTGCCCAATGATCCAATGGTGGTGGAGTTCGATCTGGAGGGGAAACCGATGATGGATCTCCCGGCTAGCTGCCCTGCAGTTCAGGCAACGCGGGAGATGTTCGGTAAACTATCACTTTAG
- a CDS encoding hydrogenase iron-sulfur subunit translates to MSEKKNIRLGIYLCDCDGKLKDSIDLNKVKTVIQSEADFEYIRVASVLCGKLEQEKMDKEIDKYSLNRLLIAGCTDSTVKRQFLQLAEVKGISRYEVEFVELTVPGRDSTEGAIATINEVLSQLHARSEIYLEEIDVLPNVLVIGAGREGAAAALAIAEGQPVTVIDNEGTHEGIAQVQGRKNITVKTGVKVIGLDGFPGNFLVRFLDNGKYTKQSFGSIVIALEAQPVYDKSKYDGVEPGDRILTLSQFLKGEGDYAGQKITFVLGKADKDSLLSCAAVLSKAIALKERGAEEVNVLYEDMKVSADRLEQDYERARARGVNFLKYSEDLQILTTVVAATVRYKEPFLAKRVKLVTDYLVLAEDYLPAQGTAELAAALDLRLGPGGFFQEDNVHFLPIKSNREGIFFVGSCHGPIHGVDLDKEIAAVKAEVGKFAGGKVRVPALQPRVTAEKCAVCLTCYRSCPHHAIEIIHDQSLNNMYHSAARMNPLACRRCGTCAGECPGKAIQLPFYSDQEILVKVSRPPKLVAYACENSGALAAEFAKELEPGIQENLQIVPVPCSGKIDALYLLKALERGADGVLLLVCHKGNCKYVWGNERAEKRKEQVRRRLEEIGLEGDRVEIVHIAANQGNQFNDIVRSMAARIHQLGTNPGKVIK, encoded by the coding sequence ATGAGCGAAAAGAAGAATATCAGACTGGGTATCTACCTCTGTGACTGTGATGGTAAATTGAAAGATTCCATCGATCTGAACAAAGTTAAAACAGTTATTCAGAGTGAAGCCGATTTTGAGTATATTCGGGTGGCCAGTGTTCTTTGCGGAAAGCTGGAGCAGGAAAAGATGGACAAAGAGATTGATAAGTATTCCCTCAATCGTCTACTAATTGCCGGCTGTACAGATTCCACTGTCAAACGGCAGTTCTTACAGCTAGCTGAGGTAAAAGGGATCAGCCGTTATGAAGTAGAGTTTGTTGAGCTGACAGTTCCCGGAAGGGATAGCACCGAGGGGGCGATAGCAACCATCAACGAAGTTCTCTCACAGCTCCATGCCCGCAGTGAAATTTATCTTGAGGAGATCGATGTTCTACCCAATGTTTTGGTGATCGGTGCCGGCCGGGAAGGGGCTGCTGCTGCGCTGGCGATTGCCGAAGGTCAGCCTGTTACGGTGATCGACAATGAGGGAACTCATGAGGGAATAGCTCAGGTCCAGGGAAGAAAAAACATAACCGTCAAAACAGGGGTCAAAGTCATCGGGCTTGACGGATTTCCGGGCAACTTTTTGGTCCGTTTTTTGGACAATGGCAAGTACACAAAACAAAGTTTCGGGTCGATCGTGATCGCTCTCGAGGCTCAACCGGTTTACGATAAGAGTAAGTACGATGGTGTAGAACCGGGAGATCGAATCTTGACGCTGTCTCAGTTTCTGAAAGGAGAAGGGGATTATGCCGGTCAGAAGATCACCTTTGTTTTAGGTAAAGCCGATAAGGATTCACTTCTTTCCTGCGCTGCGGTTCTATCGAAAGCAATTGCGCTAAAAGAACGGGGGGCTGAAGAGGTTAATGTTCTCTACGAAGATATGAAGGTGTCTGCCGATCGGTTGGAACAGGATTATGAGCGAGCACGCGCCCGAGGTGTGAATTTTTTAAAGTATAGCGAGGATTTGCAAATTCTTACTACTGTCGTTGCGGCAACAGTTCGCTACAAAGAACCTTTTCTCGCCAAGCGAGTCAAGCTGGTAACGGATTATCTCGTATTGGCCGAGGATTATCTGCCGGCACAGGGGACCGCGGAACTCGCTGCGGCTCTGGATCTAAGGCTGGGGCCGGGCGGGTTTTTCCAGGAGGATAATGTTCATTTTCTGCCTATTAAATCAAACCGAGAGGGTATCTTCTTCGTCGGTAGCTGCCATGGCCCCATTCACGGGGTTGATCTGGATAAAGAGATCGCAGCTGTAAAGGCTGAAGTGGGCAAGTTTGCCGGCGGTAAGGTCAGAGTGCCTGCTCTGCAACCGCGCGTTACAGCAGAGAAGTGCGCTGTATGCCTTACCTGCTACCGGAGTTGCCCTCATCATGCTATTGAAATAATTCATGATCAGTCACTCAACAATATGTATCATTCGGCAGCGAGAATGAACCCACTGGCTTGCCGTCGCTGCGGAACTTGTGCTGGGGAATGCCCGGGAAAGGCTATTCAGTTGCCCTTCTATTCTGACCAGGAGATACTTGTTAAGGTTTCCCGTCCTCCTAAATTGGTTGCCTATGCCTGCGAGAACTCCGGCGCACTGGCGGCTGAGTTTGCGAAGGAACTCGAGCCGGGTATCCAAGAGAATCTTCAGATAGTGCCGGTACCCTGTTCCGGTAAAATCGACGCCCTTTACCTGCTTAAGGCGCTGGAGCGAGGCGCAGATGGAGTATTGTTGCTCGTCTGCCATAAAGGAAACTGCAAATATGTGTGGGGCAATGAAAGGGCTGAAAAGCGCAAAGAGCAGGTGCGCAGGAGGTTAGAGGAGATCGGTTTAGAGGGGGATCGCGTCGAGATCGTACATATCGCCGCCAACCAGGGCAATCAGTTTAATGATATTGTACGCTCGATGGCTGCTCGTATTCACCAGTTAGGAACAAATCCGGGGAAGGTGATAAAATGA
- a CDS encoding methyltetrahydrofolate cobalamin methyltransferase, whose translation MAFYMIGERINGMFKDIGEAVAKFDPKPIQEWAIKQTEAGAAYLDVNVGPTAADRVKSMRWMVEVIQEVCDTPLALDSTNYDAIEAGLEICKKPALINSCPCERPKIERVFPMAKKYGAKIIALTMDKSGIPKSADARVAFAMELVAAADEFGLSPDDLFIDPLILPCNVAQDHAPEVLEALRQIRTLSDPPPHTTLGLSNVSQGTPFRPLINRTYCVMAMTCGLDSAIMDVNDDELVDAIATAEVLLNQSIYCDSYAKVFRQR comes from the coding sequence ATGGCTTTTTATATGATCGGTGAGAGAATTAATGGTATGTTTAAGGACATCGGGGAAGCCGTCGCCAAGTTTGATCCGAAGCCGATCCAGGAATGGGCTATTAAACAGACAGAAGCAGGGGCGGCGTATCTTGATGTCAACGTAGGTCCAACGGCGGCCGATCGTGTCAAATCGATGCGCTGGATGGTGGAGGTCATTCAGGAGGTCTGCGATACCCCGCTCGCCCTGGACTCTACCAACTACGATGCCATCGAAGCAGGCCTGGAGATCTGCAAAAAGCCGGCTTTGATAAACTCCTGCCCCTGTGAGAGGCCGAAGATCGAGCGCGTCTTCCCAATGGCGAAGAAATACGGCGCCAAGATTATCGCCCTGACCATGGATAAAAGCGGTATTCCCAAGAGCGCCGATGCTCGTGTTGCCTTCGCCATGGAACTGGTGGCGGCTGCAGACGAGTTCGGGCTTTCGCCGGACGATCTGTTTATAGACCCCCTGATCCTGCCCTGCAACGTTGCACAGGACCATGCCCCCGAAGTTTTGGAGGCGCTGCGCCAGATCAGGACACTTTCCGATCCGCCGCCACATACTACACTAGGGCTTAGCAACGTTTCCCAGGGCACCCCGTTCCGTCCTCTGATCAACCGGACGTACTGCGTCATGGCAATGACCTGCGGGCTTGACTCGGCGATTATGGACGTTAACGACGACGAACTGGTAGATGCCATAGCCACCGCAGAGGTGCTGTTGAATCAGTCGATTTACTGCGATTCTTATGCGAAAGTGTTCAGGCAGAGATAA
- the cooS gene encoding anaerobic carbon-monoxide dehydrogenase catalytic subunit gives MPRFRDTSLQNSKPSVDRKNRIKEPKNIMRTVDPAALEILEYTKENNIITAFDRWSAQQPQCAFGYQGICCRICFAGPCRIKGVEGPGSMGICGARDYTIVARNAIRMMAGGCSAHSDHGRELVEVLYHLAEGHAPDYEVRDPDKLRRVAKKIGLEIEGKSDLDLAKEVAEVAFEDYGRHTSEGCKFLKANICEKRIKKYEETDTMPRAIDREVVEVMHRTHVGVDADPVNLIFGGIKCSLADVTGEHISTDISDILFGTPKPVMSEANLGVIDPDKVNIIVHGHNPVLSQMVVDTARELEEEAKAAGAKGIGISGICCTGNEVLMRNGVPIATSYMAQELAIATGAIDVMVVDVQCIMPGLRNVCECFNTKLVTTMSISKIPGSYHFSFEDSKAKKSAEAIIRLAIEAYKDRKNTGRPVRIPQFKNKLMAGFSLEALLDLFAAINPDNPIKVLTDAIINGEIAGVCALAGCNNLEAVYEKNHTEIVKELAKNNVFMVGTGCVMQAAAKHGLLNYEAVEKYAGPGLKRFIDRLYEANKDKLSDKLPLAFHMGSCVDNSRILDLWTEMANALNVDVPKVPFVATAPEGMSEKAVAIGTWVVASGIPCHVGAMPPLEGSNLVWSVVTCIAHDVFGGYFILETDPQEAAKKLLAALEYRAWKLKVHMKAAEEYGTELCQAF, from the coding sequence ATGCCGAGATTTAGGGATACCTCTTTACAGAATTCCAAACCGTCGGTGGACCGGAAGAACAGAATTAAAGAACCGAAGAACATAATGCGCACGGTGGATCCAGCGGCGTTGGAAATTTTGGAGTATACCAAGGAAAACAACATCATCACGGCGTTTGACCGCTGGTCTGCCCAACAACCGCAGTGTGCTTTTGGCTATCAGGGTATTTGCTGCCGCATCTGCTTTGCCGGTCCCTGCCGGATAAAGGGCGTGGAAGGGCCCGGCAGCATGGGTATTTGCGGCGCCAGAGACTATACTATCGTGGCTCGTAATGCCATCAGAATGATGGCCGGCGGTTGCTCCGCGCACTCCGACCACGGACGAGAGCTCGTCGAAGTCCTTTATCATTTGGCTGAAGGGCATGCCCCTGATTACGAAGTCAGGGATCCCGATAAGCTGCGCCGCGTTGCCAAGAAAATCGGCCTGGAAATCGAAGGCAAATCCGATCTGGATCTTGCTAAAGAAGTTGCAGAAGTTGCCTTTGAGGACTATGGGCGCCATACTTCTGAGGGCTGTAAATTCTTGAAAGCCAACATTTGTGAAAAGCGAATTAAAAAGTATGAAGAAACTGACACGATGCCCAGGGCTATTGATCGTGAAGTTGTTGAGGTTATGCACCGTACGCATGTGGGTGTCGATGCCGATCCCGTTAACTTGATTTTTGGCGGAATTAAGTGTTCTCTCGCTGACGTAACAGGAGAGCATATTTCCACGGATATTTCGGATATTCTCTTCGGTACGCCTAAGCCTGTCATGAGTGAGGCCAACCTGGGCGTCATCGATCCGGATAAGGTGAACATCATCGTTCACGGCCACAACCCTGTACTGAGCCAGATGGTTGTAGATACCGCGAGGGAGCTCGAGGAAGAGGCTAAGGCTGCTGGTGCCAAGGGAATCGGAATTTCTGGTATTTGCTGCACCGGAAACGAGGTCCTGATGCGCAATGGGGTCCCCATCGCTACCAGTTACATGGCCCAGGAGCTGGCCATAGCAACAGGTGCCATCGATGTCATGGTCGTTGACGTGCAGTGTATCATGCCCGGACTGCGCAATGTTTGTGAGTGCTTTAATACCAAGCTGGTAACGACGATGTCGATATCTAAGATTCCTGGTTCCTACCACTTTTCTTTTGAAGACTCTAAGGCCAAGAAGAGTGCAGAGGCCATTATCAGATTGGCCATAGAAGCATATAAAGACCGCAAGAATACTGGGCGGCCTGTAAGGATTCCGCAGTTTAAAAACAAGTTAATGGCTGGTTTCAGCCTGGAAGCGTTATTAGATCTCTTTGCAGCTATTAACCCGGACAATCCCATCAAGGTTCTCACGGATGCCATTATTAATGGGGAAATTGCCGGTGTTTGTGCACTGGCCGGGTGCAACAACCTGGAGGCAGTATACGAGAAGAATCATACCGAGATTGTTAAAGAGCTGGCCAAAAACAATGTCTTCATGGTCGGTACCGGATGTGTGATGCAGGCTGCTGCCAAGCATGGTCTGTTGAACTATGAAGCGGTTGAGAAATATGCAGGACCTGGTCTGAAGAGGTTTATCGACAGGCTTTACGAGGCTAATAAGGATAAGCTTTCAGATAAATTACCGTTGGCCTTCCATATGGGTTCCTGTGTGGACAACAGCCGTATCCTCGATCTCTGGACAGAAATGGCAAATGCGCTTAATGTGGATGTTCCTAAAGTCCCGTTTGTGGCTACTGCTCCAGAGGGAATGAGTGAGAAAGCTGTTGCAATCGGTACCTGGGTGGTTGCTAGCGGCATTCCCTGCCATGTTGGTGCTATGCCTCCCTTGGAAGGCAGCAATTTGGTGTGGAGTGTTGTCACCTGTATAGCCCACGATGTCTTCGGCGGCTACTTCATCCTGGAAACTGATCCTCAAGAGGCAGCGAAGAAACTGCTGGCAGCGCTCGAGTACCGGGCCTGGAAGCTCAAGGTTCATATGAAGGCTGCTGAAGAGTATGGAACCGAACTTTGCCAGGCATTTTAA
- the acsC gene encoding acetyl-CoA decarbonylase/synthase complex subunit gamma, with protein sequence MGLTGLAIFKLLPKTNCKECGVPTCMAFAMALAAGKATLDQCPYVSDEAKEALESATAPPIKLVKAGSGDKVLEMGDEQVIFRHDKTFYHPTGIFIEVADDSNVEAKVEEINGIVFERVGQRYEIDGVAIVNASGNADTFKNAVAAAAAKTGKVLLLVSEDPAAIEAAAAGVAERKPILYAANGDNYEKMVEIAKKINAPLVVKGKDLSDLADLVGKIVGLGYKELILDSGERETSKVLADLTQIRRQAIKKRFRPFGYPTIAFTTEEDPYLEALQAQVYVSKYASVVVMKTTELASLLTLFSWRDNIYTDPQKPIAVQPGVYAIGDVTPDSPVYITTNFSLTFYTVQTEIEATKLPSYLIAFDTEGLSVLTAWAGGKFIGENIGPWLKDSDLNQKVSHKKLIIPGGVAAIKGKIEELSGWEVIVGPREANGIGTFAKLKLGA encoded by the coding sequence ATGGGTTTAACAGGACTAGCTATCTTCAAGCTGCTTCCAAAGACAAACTGTAAAGAGTGTGGCGTACCGACGTGCATGGCTTTCGCCATGGCTCTGGCAGCGGGGAAGGCTACGCTGGATCAGTGCCCTTATGTCTCCGATGAGGCCAAAGAAGCCCTGGAGTCGGCAACAGCTCCGCCGATTAAACTCGTAAAAGCGGGGTCAGGGGACAAGGTGCTCGAGATGGGTGATGAGCAGGTCATCTTCCGTCATGACAAAACCTTCTATCACCCGACGGGTATCTTCATCGAGGTGGCTGATGACAGCAATGTTGAGGCGAAAGTTGAGGAGATTAACGGGATTGTCTTCGAGCGTGTCGGACAGAGGTATGAGATTGACGGTGTAGCCATAGTTAACGCCTCCGGTAATGCTGATACCTTCAAGAATGCCGTGGCTGCGGCTGCTGCCAAGACCGGCAAGGTGCTACTGTTGGTCAGCGAGGATCCGGCAGCGATAGAGGCGGCGGCAGCCGGTGTAGCGGAGCGGAAACCGATTCTTTATGCTGCCAACGGCGACAACTACGAAAAGATGGTTGAAATCGCTAAGAAGATCAATGCTCCCCTGGTTGTTAAGGGCAAGGACCTGAGCGATCTGGCAGATCTGGTAGGGAAAATCGTAGGGCTCGGTTACAAGGAGCTGATCCTGGATAGCGGCGAGCGTGAAACATCCAAGGTGCTGGCCGACCTTACCCAGATCCGGCGGCAGGCCATCAAAAAACGCTTCCGGCCATTCGGTTACCCAACGATTGCCTTCACCACAGAAGAGGATCCGTACCTGGAGGCCCTACAGGCGCAGGTCTATGTCTCTAAGTATGCCAGTGTCGTCGTTATGAAGACAACCGAACTTGCCAGCCTGTTGACGCTATTCAGCTGGAGAGACAATATTTACACCGATCCGCAGAAGCCGATCGCGGTGCAGCCCGGTGTTTATGCCATCGGCGATGTAACGCCGGATTCTCCTGTCTACATTACGACCAACTTCTCGTTGACCTTCTACACGGTGCAGACCGAAATTGAGGCGACCAAGCTTCCGAGCTACCTGATTGCCTTCGACACAGAGGGATTATCAGTGCTTACTGCTTGGGCGGGTGGCAAGTTCATCGGCGAAAACATCGGTCCCTGGCTGAAGGATTCTGACCTCAACCAGAAGGTAAGCCACAAGAAGCTCATAATCCCGGGTGGCGTCGCAGCGATCAAGGGCAAGATCGAAGAGCTCTCCGGGTGGGAGGTCATTGTCGGACCGCGCGAGGCCAATGGAATCGGGACCTTTGCAAAACTGAAATTAGGTGCTTAA
- a CDS encoding methylenetetrahydrofolate reductase C-terminal domain-containing protein: MIVVENKPVEEILQMIAPYKKILIAGCYGCVTVCLAGGEKEVGLLASQIRMARSKEGNEIEVLEQTVERQCDKEYLLKFQDNAREVEAIVSLACGIGIQYLAEIYEPIPVYPGVNTQFLGANRDIGKWEEFCMACGECVLDKTGGICPIARCSKHLLNGPCGGSQYGKCEVSKDVDCGWHLIYERLKALGQLDKMAEFIPAKNWHRDKGPRKLVKEELTLERD, encoded by the coding sequence ATGATCGTTGTTGAGAATAAACCTGTTGAAGAGATACTCCAAATGATCGCACCTTATAAAAAGATTTTAATAGCCGGTTGCTATGGCTGTGTTACTGTTTGCCTGGCCGGTGGGGAAAAAGAGGTCGGTTTGCTTGCCTCCCAGATTAGGATGGCCCGCAGCAAAGAAGGCAACGAAATCGAGGTGCTCGAACAGACTGTAGAGCGCCAGTGTGACAAGGAGTATTTGCTGAAATTCCAGGACAATGCCAGGGAAGTGGAAGCGATCGTTTCGCTCGCCTGTGGAATCGGAATTCAGTACCTTGCCGAAATTTACGAGCCCATTCCGGTTTATCCGGGTGTAAACACCCAATTCCTGGGGGCCAACCGCGATATAGGAAAATGGGAAGAGTTCTGTATGGCGTGCGGCGAGTGCGTTCTTGACAAAACAGGTGGCATCTGCCCGATAGCACGCTGCTCCAAACACCTATTAAACGGTCCCTGCGGAGGATCCCAGTACGGTAAATGCGAAGTATCTAAAGATGTGGACTGCGGCTGGCACTTAATCTACGAACGGCTCAAAGCACTTGGCCAGCTGGATAAGATGGCGGAATTTATCCCGGCCAAGAACTGGCACCGAGATAAGGGCCCGAGAAAACTGGTGAAGGAGGAATTGACCCTTGAAAGAGATTAA
- the acsB gene encoding acetyl-CoA decarbonylase/synthase complex subunit alpha/beta has protein sequence MSTAWRVERERFEEIYEGSIEPGKEPKKLFRQAYEGTIVALSYAEILLNKAIKDYGEDHPVGYGGETAYFIPAIRALSGLEIRTLGEFVPILNKMRDQVRLELTLENALLWGEAVIHAAEIIEAVRYATGAHEFLPRPWTGFLSDTYVRKWGIKHVDWTIPGEVVIVGRFRTSDDALRIVNKLVQKGFMIFLVDEVIEQLLEKGYKFDIDAWPVYPLGNFTQVIHAVNYALRASSIFPGIPAGDKFMHRNYQRDRILVFVMALGERDIVKVAACFAAIYLGFPCLVDQPLDEDEIWPDWYFSVPDYDEMVQEGIEVRGIKITAIDIDVPIAHGPAFEGEAIRKADMFVEFGGGRSPACELVKMVPAEEVTDGKIEVIGPDVDQMEEGKAYPLGILIKVYGRKFQEDFEPVLERRVHYYFNYGEGVWHMGQRDQNWARISKAAREKGVTLKDIGKILYAYYKKEYAAIVDRLEVQFMTDASEVEKLLKEAREKYQKRDDRLKNLRDDAVDVFYTCTLCQSFAPTHICFVSPERTGLCGAVSWLDAKATYEIDPTGVCQPVPITSEYVIDPVKGEWSSLNEEAAARTQGKTTSVCMYTMMDRPMTTCGCCECILAVVPECNGIMVTTREHKGDTPVGMTFSTLAGMVGGGNQTPGFIGVGRLYLVSRKFLPADGGIGRLVWMPKELKEQLRDQLNERGKEEGFGDNFADMIADETIGVTADEILPYLEEKGHPALKMDPLM, from the coding sequence ATGTCCACAGCGTGGCGCGTCGAAAGAGAAAGATTTGAAGAGATCTACGAAGGTTCTATAGAGCCGGGAAAAGAACCTAAAAAACTGTTCCGACAGGCATATGAGGGGACCATTGTTGCCCTCAGTTACGCCGAGATCCTGCTCAACAAGGCGATCAAGGATTATGGAGAAGATCACCCTGTAGGCTATGGCGGAGAAACAGCATACTTTATTCCGGCCATCAGAGCTTTGAGCGGGTTAGAGATCAGGACATTAGGCGAATTCGTACCGATTCTCAATAAAATGAGGGATCAGGTGCGGTTGGAACTCACATTGGAGAATGCACTTCTCTGGGGTGAGGCAGTTATCCATGCAGCGGAAATTATCGAGGCAGTAAGATATGCAACAGGAGCACATGAATTTCTCCCCAGACCGTGGACAGGGTTTCTCTCTGACACTTATGTTCGTAAATGGGGTATCAAACACGTAGACTGGACGATCCCGGGCGAAGTTGTAATCGTTGGCCGCTTCCGGACCTCCGATGATGCCCTCAGGATTGTCAACAAGCTGGTGCAAAAGGGCTTCATGATCTTCCTGGTGGACGAAGTCATCGAGCAGTTGCTGGAGAAAGGATATAAGTTTGATATTGATGCTTGGCCGGTGTATCCGCTGGGTAACTTCACCCAGGTCATCCATGCCGTTAACTATGCTCTTCGTGCCTCCTCAATCTTCCCGGGCATCCCAGCCGGCGACAAGTTTATGCACAGGAACTATCAGCGTGACCGTATTCTCGTTTTCGTGATGGCGCTGGGAGAGAGGGATATAGTAAAGGTTGCCGCCTGCTTCGCTGCCATTTACCTGGGCTTCCCGTGCCTTGTCGATCAGCCGCTTGATGAAGACGAGATCTGGCCGGATTGGTACTTCTCTGTTCCCGATTACGATGAAATGGTGCAGGAAGGCATCGAGGTGCGCGGAATAAAGATTACCGCCATTGATATTGACGTTCCGATTGCTCACGGCCCTGCCTTTGAGGGGGAAGCCATCCGCAAGGCCGATATGTTTGTCGAGTTCGGCGGCGGGCGTTCCCCTGCCTGCGAGCTGGTCAAGATGGTTCCGGCGGAGGAGGTTACCGACGGCAAGATCGAGGTGATCGGCCCCGATGTCGACCAGATGGAGGAAGGGAAGGCCTATCCTTTGGGGATTTTGATCAAGGTTTACGGGCGGAAATTCCAGGAGGACTTCGAGCCGGTCCTCGAGCGGAGGGTACACTACTACTTCAACTACGGTGAAGGCGTCTGGCACATGGGTCAGAGGGACCAGAACTGGGCGCGTATCAGCAAAGCGGCACGTGAGAAGGGCGTGACCCTCAAAGATATCGGAAAGATTCTCTACGCCTACTACAAGAAAGAGTATGCTGCAATAGTCGACAGGCTTGAGGTGCAGTTCATGACAGATGCTTCAGAAGTCGAAAAACTATTAAAAGAGGCGCGGGAGAAGTACCAGAAGCGTGATGACAGGCTGAAGAACCTGCGGGACGATGCGGTAGACGTCTTCTACACTTGCACCCTCTGCCAGTCCTTTGCACCCACCCATATCTGTTTTGTGTCTCCGGAGCGGACGGGTCTCTGCGGTGCCGTCAGCTGGCTTGACGCCAAGGCAACTTATGAGATCGACCCGACTGGTGTCTGCCAGCCCGTACCGATTACGTCGGAGTATGTGATCGATCCTGTTAAGGGCGAGTGGTCTTCCCTTAACGAAGAGGCAGCAGCCAGAACCCAAGGGAAGACGACTTCGGTCTGCATGTACACCATGATGGACCGCCCGATGACTACCTGCGGGTGCTGCGAGTGTATCCTGGCGGTAGTGCCCGAGTGCAACGGCATCATGGTAACCACCCGTGAGCATAAAGGGGATACTCCCGTGGGTATGACCTTCTCTACCCTGGCCGGTATGGTCGGTGGTGGTAACCAGACACCAGGATTTATTGGAGTCGGTCGCCTCTACCTCGTAAGCCGCAAATTCCTGCCAGCCGACGGTGGAATCGGAAGGCTCGTCTGGATGCCCAAAGAGTTGAAGGAGCAGTTGCGGGATCAGTTGAATGAACGTGGTAAGGAAGAAGGCTTTGGGGACAACTTCGCCGATATGATCGCTGATGAAACAATAGGCGTTACCGCAGATGAGATCCTGCCCTACCTTGAGGAGAAGGGGCATCCTGCACTTAAGATGGATCCGCTGATGTAA
- a CDS encoding acetyl-CoA decarbonylase/synthase complex subunit delta — protein MPAEILKEKFTGRVQEVVLGATKDEGGTRAYTVKLGGSSTLPFLQFEGDIPNRPVIAFEIWDIKPDWHECFAEYYSDVWEDPVAWAKKAEELGADVIYLKLRGADPELENSKSPDECAKVVKAVLENTGAPLMVEGPGNPDKDNEVLQAVAEAAAGENIAIGLAEKDNYRGIAAAAMMGKHCIIARSPVDINILKQLNLMITEMGVAPEKIINDPLTGGLGYGIEYSYSIMERARWGALIGDKMMAFPVVCLAGPEAWRAKEANAPLEDAGPGWGEQKPRGIMWEAMTAAALLQAGGDLVLMRHPEAAKLLKKHIESLMVPNVY, from the coding sequence ATGCCAGCTGAGATTTTGAAAGAAAAATTTACTGGTAGAGTGCAGGAAGTAGTACTCGGCGCAACCAAGGATGAAGGCGGAACGAGAGCCTATACTGTTAAGCTGGGCGGCAGTTCAACCCTTCCCTTTCTCCAGTTTGAAGGTGATATACCCAACCGTCCGGTTATAGCGTTTGAAATCTGGGATATTAAGCCCGATTGGCACGAATGCTTTGCCGAGTACTACAGCGATGTTTGGGAAGATCCCGTAGCCTGGGCGAAAAAAGCCGAGGAATTGGGAGCGGATGTTATTTACCTGAAGTTAAGAGGTGCCGATCCGGAACTGGAAAATTCCAAGTCTCCCGATGAGTGCGCAAAAGTTGTCAAAGCCGTCTTGGAGAACACCGGAGCGCCTTTGATGGTAGAGGGGCCAGGTAACCCCGATAAGGACAATGAGGTGCTGCAGGCTGTGGCGGAGGCAGCTGCTGGTGAAAACATAGCTATAGGCCTTGCAGAGAAGGACAACTACCGCGGTATTGCTGCTGCCGCCATGATGGGCAAACACTGCATTATCGCCCGTTCACCGGTGGACATAAATATTTTGAAACAGCTGAACCTCATGATTACCGAAATGGGAGTTGCACCCGAAAAGATCATAAATGACCCCTTGACTGGTGGTCTGGGATACGGAATCGAATACTCCTACTCCATTATGGAGAGAGCGCGCTGGGGAGCTCTGATTGGCGACAAGATGATGGCCTTCCCGGTTGTTTGCCTGGCTGGTCCAGAAGCCTGGCGGGCGAAGGAAGCCAATGCTCCTCTTGAGGATGCCGGCCCCGGTTGGGGTGAGCAGAAGCCGAGGGGCATTATGTGGGAGGCCATGACTGCAGCCGCTCTTCTGCAGGCGGGTGGTGACCTCGTCTTGATGAGGCATCCTGAGGCTGCGAAGCTGCTGAAAAAGCACATTGAGAGCCTGATGGTGCCTAACGTGTATTAA